The window CCTATTCTTAGGCTTGCTAtgcaaaataaattgaaaaaaaaaaaaaaacatagttgCAAATGAGCTTTTGGCACAGTGATCCCATCTATCTGTTGTCTGACCAATTCTCCCTATCAACTTGAACCTCATAGTTTTGTCAAATGTGTGTTCCAATATGTGTATAGTGAGGATGGCTTGTTTTCAAATAAACAAGAAATTTGTGGTGTTCATGACCTTAGCAACATCTTTCACTGTCTGATCAGGGTATTATTACCACTGACCTCTCTTAATTAGAGATATAGCCAAGTACTCAAACATCCACTTCTAGACATTCCCTCAGAGataagattaattttttttataacatcCAAAATCTCAATTTCAATAGCACAATACTCTCCCTCAAGTCACTTTCTGATCCATTTATCTAGCTACCATCTCAATCCCTTGCTAAAGCTTTCACCACTTGCTGAGAAAAGTTGGTCCCATTCCTGAGAAGTGAACAAAAACATAAGAACAAAGAGCTTCTTGTGACTACTTTATCCTTGTTATCTTGTAACCCTTTACGTGAACAATGCCATCACAAGTAGATCTCTATCTAAACTCAAACACTAATCTTTATCTGTTAAACTGTGCTCAATTTAATTAGTAGTGACATTATTGAATAGGTTGACTGAGCCAAGTGGATGTGCCTCTTCCATGCCTCTATTTTATACCCACCACAGACGTATTTGGGCATATTATTTGTCAATAAAAGCCATGGATCATCAAATTAAGCAGTGATTGCTCGTGATAGCTAATGATTCTGGCCTGCCTTCCATGATAAGTTGCACCTCTTTTTCGTGATTACTTTACAGTTTCTTCCTCACCACCATTCTCCATTTGTTTTGCTCCACCTTGAACCTTGATGAGTTCAGGCCACTTGCTTCCCTGCACAAGAGTAAGCTATATATCTTCTTCTGTTTTGCTGGCTGTGATCTTTATGTGAAACTGCTCTTCTCTTTGCAGTTGTCTTCCTATGTTTCTCAGATCAAAATTTCAGGAGTTCATGCTGAAGAACAGGTCTAGTACAGTGACCAGCAAGCAAGGCCTGATGTGTGATCCTCCCTCAGCCGCGGCCTCTCCCACTTCTATACTGGAAACCATGGCCTTCTCGTCCATTAGGAACAGCAGCAGAAAGGTCTCCAAGGAGTATGAAGAAGAGACAAGAGGCATTGGACTTGGCCTTCTTGATGTACTCACGAATGAAGACTCTGTCACGGCtatttccaagcaagagaagagaGTGGTGGTGTTTGGGCCTAAGCTTAAGATTCAAATACCTTCTCCGGCCACTGAATCCATCTTCATTTCGAGCGTCGGTCATTCACCTATAGAATTTGGCATCAAAACTAGGAATTCACTGGTGGCCTTGTACCCCTCCTCCCCTGCTCAGAGAACGTTGATTCCTCGGTCAGAGATGGCCCAGTCGGAGGATTACACTCGCGTCATCTTGCACGGGCCAAATCCGAAGACTACTCATATTTTTGAAGACTGCATCATTGAAAGCGGCAGCAGTGAATCTGCTGATCATGTGAATTGGAACTGTTCTTGTGGCGATGGATTCAGCAGTCCTGTGAATGATCTTTCAAGCTTCTCCAATGGTTGCAGAAAGAGAACTGACACGGGAGGAGATTTTCATGGACAGGTTTGTTATCAAATCTTCtttgagaagaaagaaaaataaaggttctattttttttttttctgaagaaCGTTGAATCGCTCAATTGCTTTGAGGAGATGTCATTTCATAGAATAACAACCCTTATACTCTGTTAATCTTAGAACTTGAAAGGAAATTCCGCTGCTACATTGCCACTGCCAGGAGACGTTTGAAGCAAAAGGGGGAACTTTGAGTCACACTATCAATTTGGCAACGCAAGAATTCCTTGAAGCAAGATCCAATAAATGATAACACCTTTCGTTGCCTCTACTTTTGCTTTTCTTTTCAGATCTTTCGCTTCCTTTTCCCTTGCTTTCAAAGGCGTGATATAGTTGTTAATGTATGGTGAGGAACTGATTTGTTCATGTAAACCCTCACCAGAATGAGGCATGAAAGACTTTTGAAGAGAGAAATCATAAGATCGTGAGACATTTTAGATTACCAAAATGCATCGCGTTCAAGATTTAACATTTCCTACACCCTGACACTGCCACACAACTAAACGAGATTACAAAGATGCGAAAGGTATACACTACTAATCAAGCAGCCTTCTTGGGGGATTTGGTCGCCTTGGAAGGCGATTTGGGCTCCTTGGCAGCCGTCTTCTTCGGTAGCAGCACCGGATTGATGTTAGGCAGCACGCCGCCGT is drawn from Zingiber officinale cultivar Zhangliang chromosome 1B, Zo_v1.1, whole genome shotgun sequence and contains these coding sequences:
- the LOC121978723 gene encoding FCS-Like Zinc finger 8-like — encoded protein: MFLRSKFQEFMLKNRSSTVTSKQGLMCDPPSAAASPTSILETMAFSSIRNSSRKVSKEYEEETRGIGLGLLDVLTNEDSVTAISKQEKRVVVFGPKLKIQIPSPATESIFISSVGHSPIEFGIKTRNSLVALYPSSPAQRTLIPRSEMAQSEDYTRVILHGPNPKTTHIFEDCIIESGSSESADHVNWNCSCGDGFSSPVNDLSSFSNGCRKRTDTGGDFHGQNLKGNSAATLPLPGDV